TTGACGGCCCAAGACCCCCCTGTTACACTGAGATTGTCGGACGGTGATGTTCGACGGCCCTGAATACGGGACCCAAAGCGTTCGGACCCTGGTCTTTCTTGAGAAAGCGGATCGGGGTCGCTTCTTTATACGAGAAGCGGCTCCGAGGCCTCCAAGCCGGAAACGACGAGGAGGGTTTATGTCCATCCAATCGAGCGGTGAGTACCAAGACCGAGGACTCGAGTTGCTCTTGGCGGACGATGCGGAAGAAGCGCTTTCGGTCTTCGAGGAAGGCATCCGGAAGTTCCCCGGCGACGCGGAGCTGAACCTGGGGCGGGCCCTGGCGCTCAACCGCCTGGGAGAGTACGTCCGGGCGGGCGAGATCCTCGAAGCCCTGCGCGTGACGTCGAATCAGGTCGAGGACGTGCTGACGGGTCTCGTCGAGGCCTACCTGGGACGCGGCATGGTCCTGCAGGCCAAGACCGTGGCGAAGGACCTGGCCGACGGCCCGGCCAAGCGCGATGCCGAGACCCTGTGCCGGCTGGGCAGGCTTTTCTACATGAAGAAGCGCTACCGCGACGCGCTTCCGTACTACGAGCGGGGCGCGGAGCTCTCGCCGAAGTGGGGCGAGGCGTGGTTCGGGCTGGGAGCGTGCCAGTGGGCGCTGTCGCATCCGGCGGGAGCGGAGGCCGCGCTGCGCCGCGCCGTCGAGCTCGAGCCGGAAGACTGGCAGGCCCGTCAGTTCCTGGGCTGCGTGCTGCACGACTTGGGACGCAAGAAGGACGCGCGCGAGATGCTGGAAGCGGTGCCGTTGGACGTCTCGTGGCAGAGGCCGGCCCTGGAGAGGATGGTCGCGATGGCCTGGTGGCCCCAGGACGCGGAGAAGCGCAAGCAGATGGAGTCGCTGTGGAAGAGCGTGATGGG
Above is a genomic segment from Elusimicrobiota bacterium containing:
- a CDS encoding tetratricopeptide repeat protein, which translates into the protein MSIQSSGEYQDRGLELLLADDAEEALSVFEEGIRKFPGDAELNLGRALALNRLGEYVRAGEILEALRVTSNQVEDVLTGLVEAYLGRGMVLQAKTVAKDLADGPAKRDAETLCRLGRLFYMKKRYRDALPYYERGAELSPKWGEAWFGLGACQWALSHPAGAEAALRRAVELEPEDWQARQFLGCVLHDLGRKKDAREMLEAVPLDVSWQRPALERMVAMAWWPQDAEKRKQMESLWKSVMGGAPGRGAMDVLEEVSRKMEFKP